TCCGCGGTCGCCGAGGGTGTGCAGGCGCGTGCCGCCCGCGCCACCGGCGATGTGAAGCCGGAAGCCGGCGCCGGTGAGCCGCTCGCGGAGTGGGAGCAGGAGCTGCTGGCTCAGGCGACCCCGGCCGCCGAGAGCGGCGAGGCCGCTCCGGAGACCGCGGCCGAGGCGGAGCTGAAGGAAGAGCCGGCCACCAAGACCCCGGCCGACTTCTGATCCACGGCGGTCTCCGACCGCGATTTCCTGTTCACCTTGCCGGCCCTTCCTGTTCGGAAGCGGTCGGCAAGGTGGTGCTAGAGACCTGACACACTTTCGCAAATTTTCGAGGAGGCTCGCCACGATGGCGAACTACACCGCCCAGGATGTGAAGCGGCTCCGCGAGCTCACCGGCTCCGGAATGATGGACTGCAAGAAGGCTTTGGAAGAGACTTCGGGCGATTTCGATAAAGCCGTCGAGGTCCTGCGGATCAAGGGCGCCAAGGATGTCGGCAAGCGTGCCGAGCGCGCCACCGCCGAGGGCCTGGTCGCCGCGCAGAGCGGCGTGATGATCGAGCTCAACTCCGAGACCGACTTCGTCGCCAAGAACGACGAGTTCCAGAACACCGCCGGTGACATCGTCGATGCCGCCGCCAAGGTGCGCCCGGCCGATCTCGAGGCGCTCAAGGCCGTCGACGTCAACGGCAAGACCGCCGACCAGGTGGTACAGGAGCTGGCCGCCAAGATCGGTGAGAAGCTCGAGCTGCGCCGCGTCGTGTCCTTCGAGGGCCCGGTCGCGACCTACCTGCACAAGCGGTCCTCGGACCTGCCGCCGGCCGTCGGCGTCCTGGTCGAGTACCAGGGCGAAGGCGATGCCGCCGCCGAGGTCGCGCGTGCCGCCGCCATGCAGATCGCCGCGCTGAAGGCCAAGTACGTCACCCGCGACGAGGTCCCGGCCGATCTGGTCGAGAAGGAGCGCGGCATCGCCGAGGCCACCGCCCGCGAGGAGGGCAAGCCGGAGGCCGCGCTGCCGAAGATCGTCGAGGGCCGGGTCAACGGCTTCTACAAGGATGTCGTCCTGCTGGAGCAGTCGTCGGTCACCGACAGCAAGAAGACCGTCAAGCAGCTGCTGGACGAGGCCGGTGTCACCATCACCCGCTTCGCCCGCTTCGAGGTCGGTCAGGCCTGATTCGCCCGACAAGGCCCCCGGTGCGACGAATCTCGTTGCGCCGGGGGTCTTTTGGTGTGGTTGCGCCGGGTCCGCGCGTGCTGTGTACGGGGCCCGGGGCAGTCGCCGCTCGCGTGACGTCCCCGCTCGCCAGGACGGGAATCGCGGGTAACCGGCCGACGAGCGGCGTACTGCCGCCGAACGCGGCCTCGGTACCGCCGGTGGGGATCGGCTCGTGACACCCGCCGCTTATGCGTTCCGGCCGAGGAAACGCCTGGCTGTGCG
The genomic region above belongs to Nocardia spumae and contains:
- the tsf gene encoding translation elongation factor Ts → MANYTAQDVKRLRELTGSGMMDCKKALEETSGDFDKAVEVLRIKGAKDVGKRAERATAEGLVAAQSGVMIELNSETDFVAKNDEFQNTAGDIVDAAAKVRPADLEALKAVDVNGKTADQVVQELAAKIGEKLELRRVVSFEGPVATYLHKRSSDLPPAVGVLVEYQGEGDAAAEVARAAAMQIAALKAKYVTRDEVPADLVEKERGIAEATAREEGKPEAALPKIVEGRVNGFYKDVVLLEQSSVTDSKKTVKQLLDEAGVTITRFARFEVGQA